A window of Ignicoccus hospitalis KIN4/I contains these coding sequences:
- a CDS encoding AAA family ATPase, translating into MEPKELYEKILNNVTQHLAGVERPVEVLTISLLSRGHALLEGVVGVAKTTLAKLFAQSLGLSFRRVQMTPDLLPADLLGGKIFDPKTGEFRTVKGPIFTNVLLVDEINRASPRTQSALLEAMQEGQVTIEGETFELPKPFFVIATMNPVEMVGTYQLPEAAKDRFLASIDMRFPPREVEVMAVLLDSERRAREPSASPVAGPEDVIDAIERAQAVKLSRKVAEYVVDVVRATRRAPGVLLGATTRAAIHLARAAKAKAAIEGRDVALTDDVKYVAPYVLAHRIVVEVPTTRLFASRDAALKVVSEVLEEVEPPA; encoded by the coding sequence GTGGAGCCGAAGGAGTTGTACGAAAAGATACTAAACAACGTAACGCAGCATTTAGCCGGCGTCGAGAGGCCCGTGGAAGTCCTAACGATCTCCTTGCTGTCCCGAGGCCACGCCCTCTTGGAAGGGGTAGTGGGCGTGGCCAAGACTACGCTGGCGAAGCTCTTCGCCCAGAGCTTAGGGCTGAGCTTCAGGAGGGTTCAGATGACCCCCGACTTGTTGCCCGCCGACTTGTTAGGGGGCAAGATATTCGACCCCAAGACTGGGGAGTTCAGAACGGTCAAAGGGCCCATATTCACGAACGTCCTATTGGTCGACGAAATAAATAGGGCCTCGCCCCGAACGCAATCTGCCTTGTTAGAGGCCATGCAAGAGGGCCAAGTGACCATAGAGGGCGAGACTTTCGAGCTGCCGAAGCCGTTCTTCGTTATAGCTACTATGAACCCCGTTGAGATGGTCGGTACCTACCAACTTCCCGAGGCTGCCAAGGACAGGTTTCTCGCTAGCATAGACATGAGGTTCCCGCCGAGGGAGGTGGAAGTGATGGCAGTCTTACTCGACTCGGAGCGCCGCGCGAGGGAGCCCTCGGCGAGCCCCGTGGCGGGCCCGGAGGACGTTATCGACGCTATAGAGCGGGCGCAGGCGGTGAAGCTCAGCAGGAAAGTGGCGGAGTACGTAGTGGACGTGGTCAGGGCGACCCGACGGGCCCCGGGGGTGCTGTTAGGGGCAACCACGAGGGCGGCGATCCACTTGGCTAGGGCGGCGAAGGCCAAGGCGGCGATCGAAGGTAGGGACGTGGCGCTCACCGACGACGTCAAGTATGTGGCTCCGTACGTGTTGGCCCACCGAATAGTTGTCGAAGTACCCACGACGAGGCTCTTCGCCTCCAGGGACGCCGCTCTTAAGGTAGTCAGCGAGGTCCTCGAAGAGGTGGAGCCCCCCGCATGA
- a CDS encoding proteasome assembly chaperone family protein, producing the protein MMVPVDFWETSRPKPGFKTVVGFVDVGLVGLIATKHMIEELGLEPIGGIDAPSELPLTPIRDGVVQYPIGLYYKHPWLVISPEVPLPATLIYPIASAILDYVERRGTSEIISLTGLASLQRIKKEPSTFWIVNDPDLFEEETMRKIARVGEPLKDGVLYGPTAVLLKLARGRGIPGVTVLAEAFPDFPDPGAAAKVLDALSKIYDVEINTQKLIEDSERIKARLQEMANRAKEVIQERPRSMMYA; encoded by the coding sequence ATGATGGTTCCAGTGGACTTCTGGGAGACCTCGAGGCCCAAGCCGGGCTTCAAGACCGTAGTGGGTTTCGTGGACGTAGGCTTGGTGGGCCTTATAGCAACCAAACACATGATCGAAGAGCTGGGGTTAGAGCCGATAGGCGGCATAGACGCCCCATCGGAGCTTCCCCTAACCCCTATAAGGGACGGTGTCGTCCAGTACCCGATAGGCCTCTACTACAAGCACCCTTGGTTAGTCATATCGCCGGAAGTGCCCTTGCCCGCCACCTTGATTTATCCGATAGCGTCCGCAATACTGGACTACGTCGAGAGGAGGGGCACTTCAGAGATAATATCGCTAACTGGTTTGGCGAGCCTCCAAAGAATAAAGAAGGAGCCCAGCACCTTTTGGATAGTCAACGATCCGGACCTCTTCGAAGAGGAAACGATGAGGAAGATCGCTAGGGTGGGCGAGCCTCTGAAGGACGGCGTGCTCTACGGGCCGACCGCGGTCTTGTTGAAGCTGGCCAGGGGCAGGGGGATACCCGGGGTGACGGTACTGGCCGAAGCTTTCCCGGACTTCCCCGACCCCGGCGCGGCGGCGAAGGTGTTAGACGCGTTGTCCAAAATATACGACGTCGAGATAAACACTCAGAAACTGATCGAAGATTCGGAAAGGATAAAGGCACGGCTCCAAGAGATGGCCAACAGAGCTAAAGAGGTAATTCAAGAGCGTCCCCGTTCGATGATGTATGCTTGA
- the gatD gene encoding Glu-tRNA(Gln) amidotransferase subunit GatD: MSYPSDLAASLLQKGIEVGDVIKVVRDDGLVVEGILMPRPKGGRYIVVKLKNGYNVGIDVRRIKELELVAKRKPQRREKGEKPPRRPGYPLVKVLGTGGTIASRIDYETGAVKPAMSTEELVEEVPELLDYADVEAEQIMDVLSENMTPEMWSRVAEAVHAELLREEVAGVVVAHGTDTMVYTASAVAFAIREINKPVVFVGAQRSSDRPSSDATLNLIGATIAAARSDIAESIIAMHGESSDTFVVLHRATRTKKFHSTRRDAFQSICAQPLAYVWPWTGDVEPKSRPLRTRGDWTPKLMNSFEPRVLQLRAYPGMPPDLLYLAKDKGFKGVIIEGTGMGHVPEYLVDAIKELTESGIFVGVTTQCVHGTTNLNVYATGRKMLEAGATPLGDMLTEVATVKLMWALANYPPEEVPKVMVTPLEGELRERRLLRDYRLSYRR, from the coding sequence TTGAGTTACCCGTCCGACTTGGCGGCCTCGCTTCTCCAGAAGGGCATAGAAGTAGGGGACGTGATTAAGGTAGTGAGGGATGACGGCTTAGTAGTCGAAGGCATACTCATGCCCAGGCCGAAGGGCGGAAGGTACATAGTCGTCAAGCTGAAGAACGGTTACAACGTCGGGATAGACGTAAGGAGGATAAAGGAATTAGAGCTCGTGGCTAAGAGGAAGCCCCAACGGAGGGAGAAGGGCGAGAAGCCCCCTAGGAGGCCGGGCTACCCTTTGGTAAAGGTGTTAGGCACGGGCGGTACCATAGCTTCTAGGATAGACTACGAAACGGGCGCCGTGAAGCCAGCCATGAGTACGGAAGAGCTCGTAGAGGAGGTACCGGAGTTGCTCGACTACGCCGACGTGGAGGCTGAACAGATAATGGACGTCCTCTCGGAGAACATGACTCCGGAGATGTGGAGCCGCGTGGCGGAAGCGGTACACGCGGAGCTGCTGAGGGAGGAGGTTGCTGGAGTAGTGGTGGCCCACGGGACTGACACGATGGTTTACACCGCCTCCGCGGTAGCGTTCGCAATAAGAGAGATAAACAAACCCGTCGTGTTCGTGGGGGCGCAGAGGAGCTCCGACAGGCCTTCCAGCGACGCTACGCTGAACCTCATAGGGGCTACTATAGCGGCCGCGAGGTCTGACATAGCGGAGTCCATAATAGCGATGCACGGGGAAAGCAGCGACACCTTCGTGGTCTTGCACAGAGCCACGAGGACTAAGAAGTTCCACTCGACGCGCAGGGACGCGTTTCAGAGCATATGTGCCCAGCCCCTAGCTTACGTGTGGCCGTGGACCGGCGACGTCGAACCGAAGTCCCGGCCGCTGCGCACGAGGGGCGACTGGACCCCGAAGCTGATGAACTCCTTCGAGCCGCGGGTGCTCCAGCTAAGGGCTTACCCCGGGATGCCCCCGGACCTCCTATACTTGGCCAAGGATAAGGGCTTCAAAGGGGTGATAATAGAGGGCACCGGAATGGGCCACGTCCCGGAGTACTTGGTGGACGCCATAAAGGAGTTGACCGAGTCCGGAATATTCGTCGGCGTGACGACCCAGTGCGTCCACGGCACCACAAACTTGAACGTCTACGCGACCGGGAGGAAGATGCTGGAGGCCGGGGCGACCCCCTTAGGGGACATGTTAACTGAAGTGGCAACGGTCAAGCTTATGTGGGCGTTGGCCAACTATCCCCCGGAGGAGGTACCCAAAGTCATGGTGACCCCTCTAGAGGGCGAGTTGAGGGAGCGCAGGTTGCTCAGAGATTATCGGCTCTCGTATAGGCGATGA
- a CDS encoding aspartate kinase, translating into MKLVAKFGGSVLRDAEGYSASAKVVKECVGEGYKVVVVVSAMKGVTDSLLKVSGSLPKDWKKYVEALKRRHERVLQQLGSSERWFKELEKNVEELKNVLWALYILREHTPRTRDFVLSFGERLSTILMSAALEREGLNPIPLTPEKAGIFTDENYNEAVPLYDVIEREVPKRLEPFLEEDKVPVVTGFLGSTLEGSITTLGRGGSDLTATILGSSLKADEVRLYTDIDGIKTGNPKEFPDAVTIRELSVEEAIELAHLGAKRLHPRTFEPVLRRHVDVRVLSLYDPKGNNTLISHGRRGPMLKAVALLNGLAIITVKGVGMVGTKGVAATVMESVTKVGANIYAISQPVSEISISIAVKSSKADLVSNAIRNALEGKGISVETKIKDNVTAVSVVGRGLEELDFVGNVLSLFDNKPVLMVSKGPLDQSLTVLTTNKASREIGRKIHEKIVEEMMQYYGEAK; encoded by the coding sequence ATGAAGTTAGTCGCCAAGTTCGGCGGTTCCGTGCTAAGAGACGCGGAGGGCTACTCGGCGTCGGCCAAAGTGGTCAAGGAGTGCGTCGGAGAAGGCTACAAGGTAGTTGTAGTGGTCTCGGCGATGAAGGGGGTTACCGACTCCTTGCTCAAGGTTTCCGGGAGCCTACCCAAGGACTGGAAGAAGTACGTAGAAGCGCTCAAGAGGCGCCACGAAAGGGTCCTCCAACAGCTGGGCTCGTCGGAGAGGTGGTTCAAGGAGTTAGAGAAGAACGTAGAAGAGCTCAAAAACGTGCTCTGGGCACTTTACATCCTCAGGGAACATACGCCCAGAACGAGAGACTTCGTCTTATCATTCGGCGAGAGGCTCTCCACGATACTCATGTCCGCCGCCCTGGAGAGGGAGGGACTGAACCCCATCCCCCTGACGCCCGAAAAGGCTGGGATATTCACGGACGAGAACTACAACGAAGCGGTACCCCTGTACGACGTCATAGAGAGGGAAGTTCCCAAGAGGTTGGAACCCTTCCTAGAGGAGGACAAAGTGCCCGTGGTCACCGGCTTCTTGGGCTCGACGCTTGAAGGGAGCATAACTACCTTGGGGCGCGGGGGGAGCGACCTAACGGCTACTATACTGGGCTCCTCCCTAAAGGCGGACGAGGTAAGGCTGTATACTGACATAGACGGCATAAAGACCGGGAACCCGAAGGAGTTCCCGGACGCCGTAACCATTAGGGAGCTCTCCGTAGAAGAGGCGATAGAGTTGGCCCACCTAGGGGCGAAGAGGTTGCACCCGCGTACGTTCGAACCTGTCCTCAGAAGGCACGTGGACGTGAGGGTGCTAAGCCTCTACGACCCCAAGGGCAACAACACCCTAATCTCCCACGGGCGCAGGGGACCTATGTTGAAGGCGGTGGCATTGCTGAACGGGTTAGCGATAATAACTGTGAAGGGCGTTGGAATGGTCGGAACCAAGGGAGTCGCGGCCACGGTAATGGAATCGGTGACCAAAGTGGGAGCCAACATTTACGCGATCTCTCAGCCGGTCTCCGAGATCTCCATATCTATTGCGGTTAAGTCCAGCAAGGCGGACCTAGTCTCCAACGCCATCAGGAACGCCCTCGAGGGGAAGGGGATATCCGTAGAGACTAAGATAAAAGACAACGTGACTGCTGTGTCAGTTGTGGGCAGGGGGCTCGAGGAGTTAGACTTCGTGGGCAACGTGCTCTCGCTCTTCGACAACAAGCCCGTTCTGATGGTCTCCAAAGGGCCACTCGACCAGAGCTTAACGGTACTTACAACAAACAAGGCATCGAGGGAGATCGGGCGCAAAATACACGAGAAGATAGTTGAGGAGATGATGCAGTACTACGGCGAGGCCAAATAG
- a CDS encoding radical SAM protein: protein MWELIALRFVERVLTEVREPIPLVGSIAFGIIDRGTNVLQVRITTVCSMCCKFCSVDAGPCSKSRWADFVVTDLEWLRAWVNDVVKFKGVPVEVLLDGVGDPLEHPNVVGVVRTLKSIEGVASVALETHGLKLNEDLAFSLAEAGLDRINLSIETLDEAKAKELAGRPDYDVRRVKEVIEKVFRETQVDIHVTPVLLPGINDEDIKEIIKWVKEVGFGKRWPPITIQKYVRHKRGRKMKGIKEMTWEEFWNYVSKLEKETGARLRWTMEEWGMMRARKLPELYKRGEVVKVEIVSRGLFRDEWLGVPVGRRDVVMTVVNADVDVGRRIKVKVRQNKDNIYLASP, encoded by the coding sequence TTGTGGGAGTTAATTGCCTTGAGGTTCGTAGAAAGGGTCCTCACTGAGGTTAGAGAGCCCATCCCCCTCGTCGGCAGCATAGCCTTCGGAATAATAGACAGAGGAACGAACGTCTTACAAGTGAGGATAACCACGGTTTGTTCTATGTGCTGTAAGTTCTGCAGCGTCGACGCGGGTCCTTGCTCGAAGAGCAGGTGGGCGGACTTCGTAGTGACGGACCTCGAGTGGTTAAGGGCTTGGGTTAACGACGTCGTCAAGTTCAAGGGGGTCCCGGTAGAGGTCTTGCTGGACGGCGTGGGCGACCCCCTCGAGCACCCGAACGTGGTTGGAGTGGTGAGGACCCTTAAGTCCATTGAAGGCGTGGCCAGCGTTGCCTTGGAGACCCATGGCTTAAAGTTAAACGAAGACTTGGCTTTCTCCTTGGCCGAGGCCGGGCTCGATAGGATAAACTTGAGTATTGAAACTCTAGACGAAGCTAAGGCTAAGGAACTGGCAGGGAGGCCCGACTACGACGTTAGAAGGGTTAAGGAAGTAATCGAAAAGGTGTTCAGAGAAACTCAAGTAGACATTCACGTCACCCCGGTTCTCTTGCCCGGCATAAATGACGAAGATATAAAGGAAATAATAAAGTGGGTAAAGGAAGTGGGTTTTGGAAAGAGGTGGCCACCAATCACCATTCAAAAATACGTAAGACACAAAAGAGGGAGAAAAATGAAGGGGATTAAAGAGATGACGTGGGAGGAGTTCTGGAACTACGTATCGAAGCTAGAAAAGGAGACCGGTGCGAGGTTGAGGTGGACCATGGAGGAGTGGGGCATGATGAGGGCTAGGAAACTTCCAGAGCTCTACAAAAGGGGGGAAGTCGTCAAGGTAGAGATAGTGTCGAGGGGGCTGTTTAGGGACGAGTGGTTGGGCGTGCCGGTGGGGAGGAGGGACGTGGTCATGACTGTCGTCAACGCTGACGTAGACGTGGGGAGGAGGATCAAGGTAAAGGTGAGACAGAACAAGGACAACATCTATTTGGCCTCGCCGTAG
- a CDS encoding Hsp20/alpha crystallin family protein — MVRVSPNGKAEPLHTVFDLPDRVEILIDLPLADEKSLTVSLYQKTLKVRAKLREKILIGGYEVEEYVKIMKIPEDVDEEYELEIVNREGPIVVIVFPKAARP; from the coding sequence TTGGTGCGCGTATCCCCAAACGGCAAGGCGGAGCCCCTCCACACGGTCTTCGACCTCCCGGACAGGGTGGAGATACTAATAGATTTGCCCCTAGCCGACGAGAAGAGCCTAACCGTCAGTTTGTATCAAAAGACGTTGAAAGTTAGAGCCAAATTGAGGGAGAAGATCTTGATAGGCGGGTACGAGGTGGAGGAGTACGTTAAGATAATGAAGATACCGGAGGACGTGGACGAGGAGTACGAGCTGGAAATAGTTAACAGAGAGGGGCCCATAGTAGTAATAGTGTTTCCTAAGGCAGCCAGACCGTGA
- the alaS gene encoding alanine--tRNA ligase codes for MENEYRLRFFEEEGLKRKRCKVCGSYFWTKGEHEVCGDSPCQEYEFFDVPTKVKLSLRDAKREFIKFFEEKGHVPVEPRPVVARWRDDLFLTIASIVVFQPHVTKGLVPPPANPLVIVQPCIRLEDIDNVGLTLGRHMTGFHMGGHHAFNYPDNWVYWKEETVKLAYEFFTERIGIPEELLNFKESWWEGGGNAGPSFEVTVAGLELATLVFMQYDVVEENGQKKYVPMKLKVVDTGYGIERIAWFTQKTPTAFHAVYGELLHEFHKRLGVEEPPDELLYELVRSAGLMDPERPETLERVYKRASEKLGMRVDEIREIHSRASLVYQVLDHTRTLMWMLADGIVPSNVGEGYLARLVIRRTLRALKKLKADVPLSELLELQINYWKDDYPRAWKNKDYILDVVEFEQKKFEETLKKGRNIVIRLIKKKKQITLDDLVELYDSHGIPPDIVSEIAKEMGVRVEVPHNFYSIVASRHQKTVHKVKGAEEKGKLPPEIIEWAKGFPPTRRLFHEDPYMKEFDAQVIGSNRNYVILDKTAFYPEGGGQAADTGVIASGDESYRVVDVQKVGDVIVHVLDRDYSGGKVVVGRIDWERRYRLMRHHTGTHLLLGALRKVLGDHVWQAGAEKTPEKARFDFTHHKPLTREEVRKIEEVANKVIDERRKIRAFTLPRNEAEARYWFSIYQGGVPMSKDIRLVEIEGWDVEACFGTHLSNTGEVGSLKIISTRKIQDGVVRVEFVAGTRVAEEAAKMEDLIREASEKLSTNPEMLVKRIDALQKELENVKKTVAEYRKRLVSEYLKAAKALDGIKYVKLDLRDPELVQEVLRALSSDSPAAVIVDGRVELAAPKGVDVGKAVREVVREVGCKGGGKGNRATVVCESEEKVVELLSKLAAKLTSQPSGRRG; via the coding sequence TTGGAAAACGAGTACCGACTGAGGTTCTTTGAAGAGGAGGGGCTAAAGAGGAAGAGGTGTAAGGTCTGCGGTTCTTACTTCTGGACCAAGGGCGAGCACGAGGTCTGCGGGGACTCCCCGTGTCAAGAGTACGAGTTCTTCGACGTGCCGACCAAGGTTAAGTTGAGCCTAAGGGACGCGAAGAGGGAATTCATAAAGTTCTTCGAGGAGAAGGGTCACGTCCCGGTGGAGCCCAGGCCGGTCGTGGCCCGGTGGAGGGACGACCTCTTCCTAACTATAGCTAGCATAGTGGTGTTCCAACCCCACGTGACCAAGGGCTTGGTCCCCCCTCCCGCCAACCCCCTAGTGATAGTCCAACCTTGTATTAGGTTGGAGGACATAGATAACGTCGGTTTGACCTTGGGTAGGCACATGACGGGCTTCCACATGGGAGGACACCACGCCTTCAACTACCCCGACAACTGGGTCTACTGGAAGGAGGAGACCGTCAAGCTCGCCTACGAGTTCTTCACCGAGAGGATAGGCATTCCCGAGGAGCTGCTGAACTTCAAGGAGAGCTGGTGGGAGGGAGGGGGCAACGCGGGCCCCTCCTTCGAGGTCACGGTCGCCGGCTTGGAGCTTGCAACGCTCGTCTTCATGCAGTATGACGTGGTAGAGGAGAACGGGCAGAAGAAGTACGTTCCTATGAAGCTTAAGGTGGTAGACACTGGCTATGGAATAGAGAGGATAGCGTGGTTCACCCAGAAGACTCCCACGGCCTTCCACGCGGTTTACGGGGAGCTGCTGCACGAGTTCCACAAGAGGTTGGGCGTCGAGGAGCCGCCGGACGAGCTCCTGTACGAGCTAGTTAGGAGCGCGGGGCTCATGGACCCGGAAAGACCCGAGACCCTAGAACGGGTTTACAAGAGGGCCTCCGAGAAGTTAGGCATGAGAGTGGACGAAATAAGGGAGATTCACTCGAGGGCCTCCTTAGTGTACCAAGTGTTGGACCACACGAGGACCCTCATGTGGATGCTCGCCGACGGCATAGTGCCCTCCAACGTCGGGGAGGGCTACTTAGCTAGGTTGGTGATAAGGAGGACCTTAAGGGCTCTAAAGAAGCTCAAGGCCGACGTACCGCTCTCGGAGCTCCTCGAGTTGCAGATAAACTACTGGAAAGACGACTACCCGAGGGCTTGGAAGAACAAGGACTACATATTGGACGTCGTAGAGTTCGAACAGAAGAAGTTCGAAGAGACGTTGAAGAAAGGCAGAAACATAGTAATAAGATTGATAAAGAAGAAGAAGCAGATCACTTTGGACGACTTGGTAGAACTCTACGACAGCCACGGCATACCTCCCGATATAGTATCTGAAATTGCCAAGGAAATGGGCGTAAGGGTTGAAGTACCCCACAACTTCTATTCGATAGTTGCCAGCCGCCACCAGAAGACGGTACACAAGGTGAAGGGCGCGGAGGAGAAGGGCAAGCTGCCTCCGGAAATAATCGAGTGGGCCAAGGGGTTCCCCCCTACGCGTCGGCTCTTCCACGAGGACCCCTACATGAAGGAGTTCGACGCACAAGTGATAGGGTCTAATAGAAACTACGTCATCTTGGACAAGACTGCCTTCTACCCCGAAGGGGGAGGCCAAGCGGCGGACACCGGAGTCATCGCGAGCGGGGATGAGAGCTACAGAGTGGTGGACGTCCAGAAGGTCGGCGACGTGATAGTGCACGTGCTCGACAGAGATTACTCCGGAGGCAAGGTCGTGGTCGGGAGGATAGACTGGGAGAGGAGGTACAGGTTGATGAGGCACCACACCGGCACACACCTCCTCCTAGGGGCCTTGAGGAAGGTCTTGGGTGACCACGTCTGGCAAGCCGGCGCTGAGAAGACGCCGGAGAAGGCGAGGTTTGACTTCACTCACCACAAGCCCTTGACCCGCGAGGAGGTGCGGAAGATTGAGGAGGTGGCAAACAAGGTGATTGACGAAAGAAGGAAGATAAGGGCATTCACGCTTCCGAGGAACGAAGCCGAAGCAAGATATTGGTTCTCAATATATCAGGGAGGTGTCCCAATGAGTAAGGACATAAGGTTAGTAGAGATAGAAGGGTGGGACGTGGAGGCGTGCTTCGGCACCCACCTAAGCAACACGGGCGAGGTGGGTTCTCTGAAGATAATATCGACTAGGAAGATCCAAGACGGAGTGGTCAGGGTGGAGTTCGTCGCGGGGACCAGGGTAGCGGAGGAGGCGGCCAAGATGGAGGACCTAATACGCGAGGCCTCGGAGAAGCTCTCCACCAACCCGGAGATGTTGGTAAAGAGGATAGACGCGCTCCAAAAGGAGCTGGAGAACGTAAAGAAGACGGTAGCCGAGTACCGTAAGAGGCTGGTCTCCGAATACTTGAAGGCGGCGAAGGCGCTCGACGGCATCAAGTACGTCAAACTCGACTTGAGGGACCCGGAGCTAGTCCAAGAGGTCCTGCGGGCCCTAAGCTCCGACTCCCCGGCCGCGGTTATAGTCGACGGGAGGGTCGAGCTGGCGGCCCCCAAGGGGGTCGACGTCGGCAAGGCGGTCAGAGAGGTGGTTCGGGAAGTGGGCTGCAAGGGAGGGGGCAAGGGCAACAGGGCTACTGTGGTTTGTGAGAGCGAGGAGAAGGTAGTAGAGCTCTTGTCTAAGCTCGCGGCCAAGCTTACAAGTCAGCCCTCCGGGCGGAGGGGTTAA
- a CDS encoding MGMT family protein yields MRRLELLKELLLLIPLGKVTTYSSLASLLGTHPRAVGAMLARNEDLVVYPCHRVVMSDGRLGGYALGKEFKRRLLELEGVKFCGPERVCKESVVDLKELLS; encoded by the coding sequence TTGAGAAGGCTGGAGCTTCTGAAAGAATTGCTGCTCTTAATACCGTTAGGGAAGGTGACCACGTACTCTTCGTTGGCCTCTTTGTTGGGTACCCACCCCAGGGCGGTGGGCGCGATGCTCGCGCGAAACGAGGACTTGGTGGTTTACCCTTGCCACCGCGTAGTTATGTCAGACGGTAGGCTGGGGGGTTACGCCTTGGGTAAGGAGTTCAAGAGGAGGCTGTTAGAGCTCGAAGGGGTGAAGTTCTGCGGTCCCGAGAGGGTGTGTAAGGAGAGCGTGGTCGACCTCAAAGAGCTGCTCTCTTAG
- a CDS encoding TrkH family potassium uptake protein, which translates to MSLVVSSLAFFLASLTSLTYPYFDDYVALSFVIAAAYAYAASRLVKYAIAVTNPAIMIKALVLFWFLTPFLVALPFSYITGLGLIDSYFEMVSGFTGTGLTVLNPSAETPFVNALRASSQWAGEVGALFLTLILAIVFHVSPTGIVSALGKGERVRPSMYNTLIDLILIYLVLTIIPIVYMKLVGMSLYDAIVYTFAALATGGFAPTAGGTADLPFVQQLAVILTCVLGAVNFSVYLNLRYNKVRNALKHPELRLLIASILFYALLLLFVWKRFDAEHLWSALFHSASAVTTSGFQIQDVSKFGESSKYIITVAMIVGASAFSTGGGVKLYRAYVLGKSIMKQIKSLGTPRGYVSTVTVMGKEITSEELTTMLTVVATYLFTMFALALVLTEQLSAHKVKVPSIDVIFEVASAMSGTGLSSGLTAIAPPDVKITLSIAMILGKLEVLPFLFFLYDSLRSLKK; encoded by the coding sequence TTGTCTTTGGTAGTGTCCTCTCTCGCGTTTTTCCTAGCTTCGCTGACCAGCTTGACATACCCTTACTTCGACGACTACGTGGCCTTGTCGTTCGTAATAGCGGCCGCTTACGCCTATGCTGCCTCCAGGCTTGTTAAGTATGCAATCGCCGTAACCAACCCGGCCATAATGATAAAGGCATTAGTCTTGTTCTGGTTCTTAACTCCTTTCCTCGTTGCGTTGCCCTTCTCTTATATTACCGGGCTCGGGCTGATAGACTCCTATTTCGAGATGGTGAGCGGATTCACGGGTACTGGGTTAACCGTCCTCAACCCGTCGGCGGAAACTCCTTTCGTGAACGCCCTTCGCGCCTCCAGCCAGTGGGCGGGCGAGGTCGGTGCACTCTTCTTAACCTTGATACTCGCCATAGTCTTCCACGTATCTCCGACCGGTATAGTCTCGGCGCTCGGGAAGGGCGAGAGGGTAAGGCCTAGCATGTATAACACCCTAATAGATTTGATATTGATTTACCTAGTCCTGACAATCATTCCGATAGTTTACATGAAGTTGGTGGGGATGAGCTTATACGACGCGATAGTTTACACATTCGCCGCGCTGGCCACTGGAGGCTTCGCGCCCACTGCCGGCGGTACGGCGGACTTGCCGTTCGTCCAGCAGCTGGCCGTCATACTGACGTGCGTACTAGGCGCGGTCAACTTTTCCGTATACTTGAATTTGAGGTACAACAAAGTTAGGAACGCTCTCAAACACCCAGAGCTGAGGCTCTTAATCGCTTCGATACTCTTCTACGCACTGTTGTTGCTGTTCGTCTGGAAGAGGTTCGACGCGGAGCACTTGTGGAGCGCCCTGTTCCACTCAGCTAGCGCAGTCACGACTTCGGGCTTCCAGATACAAGACGTCAGCAAGTTCGGCGAATCGTCGAAGTATATAATTACAGTAGCGATGATTGTGGGGGCCTCGGCCTTCTCGACGGGGGGCGGTGTAAAGCTCTATAGAGCTTACGTGTTGGGCAAGTCTATAATGAAACAAATAAAATCTTTAGGTACGCCGAGGGGATACGTGAGCACAGTAACTGTCATGGGAAAGGAGATAACCTCCGAGGAGCTAACAACTATGTTAACTGTTGTTGCGACCTACTTGTTTACAATGTTTGCGCTAGCTTTGGTGCTGACGGAACAGCTGAGCGCACACAAGGTGAAGGTTCCGAGCATAGACGTGATATTCGAGGTGGCCTCAGCGATGTCTGGAACGGGCTTGAGCTCCGGGCTAACGGCAATTGCGCCGCCCGACGTAAAAATAACCTTGTCCATAGCGATGATATTGGGGAAGCTCGAGGTACTACCGTTCCTCTTCTTCTTGTACGACAGTCTACGTTCGTTGAAGAAGTAG
- a CDS encoding 30S ribosomal protein S25E produces MGRVNKPLSAIEKRQMKQLLRELRQKMIEERKEKRGVTLRVVAEANVVDQAQKAIRGMKYVTPTILAEKMGISVGLAKRVLRDLETRGVLKLYAKNRRVQVYVPSDKFEQLVKPGAYSYTVKEM; encoded by the coding sequence GTGGGGAGGGTGAACAAGCCTCTCAGCGCCATAGAGAAGAGGCAGATGAAGCAACTGCTAAGGGAACTGCGCCAAAAGATGATTGAAGAGAGGAAGGAAAAGAGGGGCGTGACCCTTCGAGTGGTAGCGGAGGCCAATGTCGTTGACCAGGCTCAGAAGGCGATCAGAGGGATGAAGTACGTCACTCCCACTATACTCGCGGAGAAGATGGGCATCAGCGTAGGGCTGGCCAAGAGAGTGCTGAGGGACTTAGAGACCAGAGGCGTGCTCAAGCTCTACGCTAAGAACAGGAGGGTGCAAGTTTACGTCCCCAGCGACAAGTTCGAACAGCTGGTCAAGCCGGGCGCATACAGCTACACAGTAAAGGAGATGTGA